Genomic DNA from Halomonas sp. BDJS001:
CCTTGGCATGAGCCTTGGAGTGACTCATCGTGATGTAGCTGGTCTTACTTCACCTCGACTTGCTGCACTGCAAAAAGAGTAGTCCTACACATGCTGCATTGCAACAGCGATACCGTTTTAAGCCGCAGCATCCGGTAACGCTACAACAACGGCTCCGCATGACGACTCTCATCGCTGGTAGCGACCTTTACCACGTTACCAATCGCTTACAGCCCACTTTCACAATCTATCTTTGCCCGTATATCGTTACCGATTTATGAATCACTGCGTTTGGATGTTGAACGTGTGCTTGAGCCTGAACGGGAGCGTGACGACGCTGTCGACTTGGCCTTACCACCACTGCTACTACTGGCATTTTTATTGGCACTATTCGCCTTGGCACTCGCCGCACTGCTTTTTGCGCTGGTGTTACCGTGGTGCTCCGCCTCACTGCCCTTTGCCGAAGACGCACTGGCATTAGTGCTTGCGCTGCCTGCTTGGCGCAACATATCAAGCATCATTTGCTGATAAGTGCCAAAGTTGGCTAGCCCTTGAGACAGTCCTTCAGAGAGCCCCTGAGAGAGACCTTGCTGCATCATCGGCTGCTGCAGAAAAGGCCGCATCAGACTCATAGGGTCGTAGCCCTCGACGCCAGACTCCATCTGCCGTTGAATATTTTCCAGCAGGTTTTTCTGGAAAGCTTCGACATCCGGCAGTCCCAGCGATTGGCGAAATTCATCGGGAGTAAGATCAAACTCAACGTTAATCTTCATAGGCGGCTCCTGCACGGCTTTTCATGACTGATTCTCATGCATTTGTTTTATTTGAGTGTAGCAGCGAACTGCAAACCTCACCGTATTGCGTTAGCGCTGGGTTAAACGCGGCGTATCAACGCTCACCTCTCCATTTTGTCCACGCTGACGCAGCCAGTGATCCAACAGCGTAATCGCCATCATCGCCTCAGCAATGGGCGTTGCGCGAATACCCACACAGGGGTCGTGACGCCCTTTGGTAATCACCTCCACCGCCTGACCATGGATATCAATAGAGCGCCCTGGCGTGGTGATACTGGACGTCGGTTTTAGCGCCAAGCGAGCCACAATGGGCTGGCCGCTGGAGATACCGCCTAACACGCCACCGGCATGATTGGAGAGAAAGCCTTCGGGCGTCATCTCGTCACGGTGTTCACTGCCACGCTGGGCGACACAGCCAAACCCTGCACCTATCTCAACCCCTTTTACCGCATTAATACTCATCAAACCATGCGCCAGATCAGCATCCAGGCGGTCAAACACCGGCTCGCCCAGCCCTACCGGCACGCCTTCGGCAATCACGGTGATCTCAGCACCTACCGAGTCCTGATCGCGGCGCAGCTGATCCATATAGGCTTCCAGTTCGGCTACGCGCTCCGGGTCGGGGCAGAAAAAAGCATTTTGACCCACCGACTCCCACTGTTTGAACTCAATCTTGATCGGGCCCAGCTGGCTCATATAGCCGCGAACCTGTACGCCTTGGGCAGCCAAATACTTTTTGGCGATCGCTCCGGCAGCCACCCGCATGGCAGTTTCACGGGCACTGGAGCGCCCGCCACCACGATAGTCCCGGTGGCCATATTTATGGTGGTAGGTGTAATCCGCATGCGCTGGCCGAAACTGCTCCTTGATTTTTGAGTAGTCGTTGGAGCGCTGGTCAGTATTCTCAATCAACAGGCCAATAGCGGTGCCGGTAGTCTTACCTTCAAACACCCCGGATAGGATACGCACCTGATCAGGCTCTTTGCGCTGGGTGGTATGCCGTGAGCTGCCCGGCCTGCGGCGATCCAGATCATGCTGCAAATCGGCTTCGCTTAACGCTAGCCCCGGCGGGCAGCCATCAACGATCGCGCCTAGCGCAGGGCCGTGACTCTCACCAAACGTTGTGACGGTAAATAGTTTGCCAAAGGTATTGCCAGACATGGCGGTTAGTTCCTCACTGGAAAGACGCCGCATGGGCGTCGAGTTCAGCGGCGCTCAAAGCAAATACGCCCTGGCCGCCACGCTCGAATTCAAGCCACAGGAAAGGCACGTCGGGAAACGCTGCTTCCACATGGCGATCAGAGTTGCCGACTTCTACAATTAGCCAGCCCCCATCGGTTAGGTGTTCCCGCGCTTCGCGCAGTATGCGCCGCACAATATCCAGGCCATCGCTACCTGCCCCCAGCGCTAACGAGGGTTCATGGCGAAACTCAGCAGGCATGGTGGCCAGGTCGCGGGCATCCACATAGGGCGGGTTGGAGACGATGAGATCAAAACGCCGACCTTCCAAGCCGCTGAAGACATCCGACTCCATCGCTCGCACCCGATCCCCTACATCGTGGCGGGTAATATTTTGCCGTGCCACAGCGAGGGCATCCTGGCTGATATCGGCCAGCGCCACTTCGCAAGTGGGTAAGTAGAGGGCTGTGGCAATGCCAATACAACCGGAGCCAGTGCATAGATCCAGCACGCTGGCGGGCGGCTCTTCGGGGAACCAGGCGGCAAAGCCATCTTCAATCAGCTCGGCAATCGGCGAGCGCGGTATCAGTACGCGCTCATCAACGCTAAACGGGTGACCCGCAAAGAAGCTCTCACCGAGCAGATAAGGCAGCGGACGACGGGTGGTGACCCGCTCCCGCGCCAGGGCAATAATGCGCTGGCGTTCAACGGGCAGCAGCCGCGCCTCTAACACACTGGGGTCAATATTCCACGGCAGATGCAGCGCGCCTAAGCAGAGCGCCACCGCCTCATCCCAGGCTGAGTCAGTGCCATGGCCATAGTGCAGCCCCGCCAGATAAAACTCGCTTGAGACCCAGCGCAGGTAGTCGCGTAGGGTAAACAGCTGGCTCACCAGCGACGACTCCGACAGGGAAAGGGTTGAGTGTGAATGCTCAACGTTTAGATGCGTGGTCACAGCGGCTCCTGGTTAACGGTACTCATGGCAATAATGCGTTATACGTATTACGAATGAAAAGATTGTACCTTTCACTTCGTCCGGTTCACAGCAACGCTCAGCCCGCTATACTGTGCTCCTTTAACTGATTCACTTTTTCTACCACTTGAGCCTGCCCATGACGCGACGCCGCCACCTGCCTAATGATGACGATATCAGTGCCTTTCGCGACGCTTTGAAGGCGGCGGGGGTACGCCCTATCGCCACCAATCAGGCAGACCCTGGCAAACCAAAGCGCGACGATAAGGCCCATGAGGCGCGGCGCCATGCGGCAATAGAAAGCAGTCCCCCCCAATCCAGTGGACGCACCTCGGATGGCCGGGTGGAAGCCGTGCGCCCCTCCGAGTATCTTGAGTTCAGCGTGCCCGACTTGCCGTGGCGCACATTTAGCCAGTTAAAACGCGGCCAAACGGCGTGGCAAGCGGGGCTTGATCTGCATGGCTATACCCTGGAGGAGGCGCGTGCGGAGTTAGAGAGCTTTTTACGCGATTCGGCTAGCCAGGGTCTGCGCTGCGTACTGGTGGTGCACGGCAAAGCCTGGGGCACTACGGCGGATTTTCCTGTGCTCAAAAGCCATACCAACGCTTGGCTGCGGGAGTGGCCGGGAGTGCTGGCATTCTGCTCGGCCATCGATATTGATGGCGGCACCGGGGCGGTGTATATATTACTCCGCAAGCGGGGCCAATAGCCCTCTACTCGGTTGCGTCGGACGCAATGCTGGGCATGCGTCGCTCCAGCGCTTCATCCGCCAAATGACGGCCAAGCCGAATCAAGTCTCGGCCCCGGTAAAATTCATAAGTGCTACACACCGTTTTGGGGATTTCGATCAGCACATCGGGCGGGTACCCTGCCACCTTGTATTTGGCCAACGCCGCCTGGGTAATATCAAACGACTCCAAAATCATATCTAGCTTGCTCCACTCGCGCTTACCGCGCGCTTCAGTGGTTTCCTCTAGCTCTTCGTCGTCGCCCTCCCCGTTTGCGACATCGACATTAGCACCAAGACCTGCCCACAGTTTTTGCGTAGCGGCGCGCACATCGCCGATCCAGCGCCCCATGCGTTGATCACGGTCGATCTCACTTTGGGTGCGACTATCGGCGGTTTCCTCCTCTTTAGGCAGTAACTCCTCTAAGGTCACCGGCAATGGGCTATGGGCAGTCACATTAACTGCGACCACAAAATCCGCCTGGTGGGCGGCGACCATAGGCATGATCGGCAGTGGGTTGAGCAGCCCGCCGTCCACCAGCACCTGATCGCCAAGATGAACCGGGGTGATAACGCCCGGTACGGCCATGGAGGCACGAATCGCCTGCAGCAAGGGGCCACTTTGAAACCACACTTCCCGCTGTCGCACCAGGTCTGTCGCTACCGTAGTGACGGGGATCGGCAGGTCTTCGATGAGAATATCGCCGACCAGTGCCTCCAGTTTGCTCATGACTTTGCTGGCACGCATCGCCCCCATAGAGTTCCAGGTGACATCCACCAGTTTGAGCACATCCAGGTAGTCGAGTTGACACACCCAGTCGCGGTATTCAGGTAGCTTACCAGCGGCGTAAATACCGCCGATCACGGCGCCCATTGAACACCCGGATACCGCAACGATCTCAAACCCTCGCGCCTCCAGCGCTTCAATCACACCGATATGGGCGTAGCCGCGGGCGCCACCGCTGCCCAGCACCAGTGCGACCTTTTTGCCACTACTCAAATATGCCAATTCATTCATACTACGTTCCTTCCCTAGACGGAACCGGAGTTACCCCAGTGACCGCCGATAACCGAGGCAACTTGCGCCACTGCTCTGGGCTCCAAGTGTAAGTGATGGCCGCCGCTGAGCACCTGACGGGTTAACCCTTTGACCACTTGCCGCGCCTCTTGGGCCCATTTTCGTTCCCCAAAATCCCCTGCTCTCCTTCAATTAATAGCATCGGAGCGTTAATGGCTGCCAGCAGTGATAGCACCTGTTCCGGGGTAAAGCGCACCAGGGAAGGCTTCAGTAGTCGGCTGTCAGTGCGCATTTGCACATGGCCATCGGCGGTAGGCTGGGTATTCCGCTCCACCAACGGCGTTGCCGTGATGCTATCCAACGGCGTGACCCCACCAGCAACCCGTGCGGCAACGGCACTCTCGATATCGGGGTAACGCGGTGCCCGCGAAAGCGGCCGACGATAGGCGATTAACCCCTTGCGCAGTTGACTAGCGGTCTCTTCAATAGGCGTATTGAGCGCACCGAGCCCATCAATCAGCGTTAGCCGCTCGACTCGCTCTGGCAGCGAAGCGGCAAGCAGGCAGGCCACTGCCGCGCCCATAGAGTGGGCCAGCAAGCTGGTTTGCTCCAGGTTTAGGGAGTCCATGGCGTCCAGTACGTCGTGGCAATAGTCCCAAAGCGCATAGTCACCACCAGATGGCGCGTGTGCCGAATGGCCGTGGCCGCGAAAATCCAGCGCCACAATACGAATATTCAACGCCTCGACCAACGGCGGGGCTAGACGAGTAAAGCTGGCGGCATTATCCAGCCAGCCATGTAAAGCCAACCAGGTTGGGGCGTCAGCACGCCCCCAGCTCAGCCCCCCTAGGCGTCCTTGAGCAAGGGAAAGCGGCTTTGGCGCAACAGAGTGCGTCGCCGGAGTGTTGTGGGGCATAAATAGCAGTCCTGAATAAACAGCTAATGATCCTAACCGAACGGACACGTCACTGGATCAGTAAGATGACGGCGCAGACGACAAACGTTACCATGCTAGGCATATTTTACTTCAACCTTGTACTTAACACTGCATTGGTGCCGTTATGAAACCACGTCGTGATACTCGCGCCCGTAATCTGGTCTTTTTTGTTGCTGTCATCAGCGCCACCGTCGTCGGTTTCTGGTTAGCTAAATAAGTTCATGATCACTAAGCCTCACCCAATAGCCCCAGGCTGGCTGCCGGTGCCTGACGACGCAAACCTCGCGAAAGCGCGTGTCCAATGACACCGATCAACAGCGCCCCGCCAATGGGCAGTAAGACCCATAGCCCCAGATGCAAACGCGGGGTGAGATCCAGCAGGTAAATATACAGTACGGCCGAGGTTAGCTCTGCCAGCATCGCGCCCATCAAACCACTGGCAAAACCCAACAGCGCGTATTCAGCCCCCTGAACCCGCGAAATCATCCGGCTGCCTGCGCCAAATACGCGCAGCAGACCGCTTTCATGGGCGCGCATCGGAAGGCTTGCGGTCAGCGCGGCATACAGCACGCTAATGCCTGCCAGTAGTACCAAAGCGAGCACCAGCTCTACCGCCCGAGTGACCTGGGCGAGCACATCCCGCACCTGGCCTAAAATCGCATCCACGTTAAGCAACGAGACGCCGGGGAAATCGGTGATCAACTCCCGAATAAGCCCCTGCTCCGCCTCCGGTAGATGAAAAGCGGTAAGGTAGCTATGGCCAAACTGCTCCAGCACGCCCGGCGGGAAGATGACAAAGAAATTAGGCTGAAAGCTATCCCAATTCAGGCTGCGCAGGCTGGTGATTTGGGTAGTGATTTCGTCGCTACCTACCGAGAACGTCATCTCGTCGCCAATCCCCAAACCAAGCCTTTCAGCCAATCCATCTTCCACCGAAATAGGCACCGGGGCCGCTTGGGGCGTGGCATCGACGGCGCCCATCCAGCCTCGACTTGCGTCGCCCTCCGTTTGCGCGGCTGAGAACCACTCGCCGGCCACCACTTGATTGCCTTCTGGCACATCTGATTGCCAGGTGAGGTTGAGTTCTCGGCGTAACGAGTTGTCGCCCCGCGCATCCGGCGGTACGGCGTCTCTCGGCGGCTGATCATTAATAGCAATCACTCGGCCACGCACCATCGGGTAGAGGGTGCTTTGGGTTTCCACTCGCGGCGAAACCGCGGCTTCAAAGGGGTCACGCTCAGAGGGCTGAATATTGATAGCAAAATAGTTGGGCGTATTTTCGGGCAGTTGATCCTGCCAGGTGCTTAGCAAATCACCGCGCACCAAGACAATCATTGCCATGGCAAAGAAGGTGACCGAAAAGGCCAGCAATTGCCCAAGCCCCGCTTGACGCCTGCGCGCCAACTGGCGGCCACCGAGTCTCAGCGCCTGTGACCACTCACTACTCCCAGAGAATCGCTGCACAACACGTAGAAGGCCATTAAGTAGCAGCGCGCTAATCATCCACAGCACACCCAGCAAAAGCGCACCACCGATTAACAACCCGATTGCCAGTGGCAGGCTGCCCGAGTAGAGCCAAAGCAGCCCGCCAAACACGACACTTGCTACGCCCACGACCAGCCAGGCCGAAGGCGGCAGTGGATCAAGCTCACGACGCAGTACTTTTAAGGCGCTGACTTGTTTGATACGCAGCAGCGTTGGCCCTGCAAAGCCAACTAACACAGCAAGGGCTGTGAATACTCCTAGTCCTAGGGGCATTAACCCCGGCGGCGGGAGTGTCATGGGAAGAAAGCTCACCAACAGCCAGATCAGTACCGCTTGGCCAAGCAGCCCAAGCAGCGCTCCGATCGCTGCCGCGACCAGTGCCAAACCGAGTAACTGAAGGGTAAAAATGGTCACTAACTGACGCTGACTGGCACCAAAGCAGCGTAACAGCGCAGCGGTATCCAGGTGACGCTCCACATAGCGGCGGGTTGACATTGCCACGGCCACGCCCGCTAGCAGCACCGCCGCTAAACCGGCTAACCCCAGGTAGCTTTCTGCTCGTTGTAATGCATTGCCTAGCTGGGGGCGGTCAACGCGCACATCGCGTACTTCTACCCCGTCGCGGCGGAGCTCGGCCAGCAGCCCTTGCACTTGATCCAGCGCTGCAGGAGCGCCCGCAGCTAAAATTTCAAACTCAATCCGCGAGCCCTCCTGAACCAGGCCCGTGGCCTCGACATCCGCCGTGTTCATCATCAGGCGCGGATTAAAATTACCAAACCCACCGGACTGATCCGCTTCGCGCTCAATAATCCCACTAACGGTCAGTTCGGTTTGCCCCACTTGCACCCGGTCGCCCAGCTCGATCTCGACCAGCTCCATCAGTCGCGGGTCAGCCCATGCCTCTCCCGGCGGCGGGCCAGAGGCTATTTGCTCAGTGCCATTGCCAAAATCGACGTAGGAGACCCCGTAGTGTGGGTAGACATCATCCACGGCTTTTAAGCTGGCGGGCTGAAAACGGCCATCGCGGCTAATCATCGATACCAGATCTATCTGGTCGCTAAGGACAAAGCCCGCGCTCTCCAAACGTTCGCGCAGCTCCTCGGAAAACGGATCACGCTGCTCTAGCACTAGGTCGCCACCCAGCATCTGCCCCGCCTGGCGCTCCAAACCGCGCTCTAAACGGTCTAGAAAAAACGCGATCATGGTGGAGGCTGCCACGGCCAATACCAAGGCAATAAACAGCGCACGCACATCAGCAGCGCGCAGATCTCGCTTAAGGCTGCGCATCGCCAAGCGCCAATTCACATCACTCATCGCCCATCCTCATCAATCGACACTGCGGTTGGCTCGATGTTTTCAAGTACGGCTTCTAACTTGCCATGATCTAAACGCAAGCAACGATCACAGCGCCGCGCCAGAGCGTGGTCGTGGGTAACCAGAATAAGCGTGGTGCCCGCCTCCCTGTTAAGTTGGAAGAGCAGATCAATGACTTGCGCACCAGTGTCAGGATCCAGATTGCCAGTGGGTTCATCGGCGAATACCAGCTCAGGGTCGGTAACGAAAGCACGGGCTACGGCAACACGTTGCTGCTCGCCCCCGGAAAGCTGTTTGGGTAAGTGATTCACCCGCTCGCCAAGACCCACGCGCTCTAACCACTGAGCAGCGGTATGCGTCTCCCCAGCCCGGGGCGACAGCTCAAGGGGCAGCATGACGTTTTCAAGTGCGCTCAAAGTGGGCAGCAGTTGAAAGTTCTGGAACACAAAGCCGACGCGTCCGGCACGCAGTGCTGCACGCCCATCCTCATCCAAACGGCTTAGCGCGTGGCCAAATAGCGTTAGCTCGCCGTCACTTGGAGTATCAAGACCGGCCAGCAGGCCCAGCAGTGTTGATTTACCTGCGCCGCTTTTACCCAAAATGGCGACGCTCTCCCCCGCCGCTACGCTCAGCGATAGGTCGTGTAAGATGGTGAGCGAGCGTTCACCACTGGTGACTTTTTTAGACAGCTTATCTGCGTGCAGTACAGGCGGCCTAACAGCGCCTAGGGGAACATCGTTAACCGCTTGGTTGTCGGTAGTAGGCTGGCGCTTGCCCTGGGGTGACTCGCTTGACACTGTTTTATCGATAGATGAATTCGCAGTTTGATCTGAGGAGCTGGAATTTGAAGAACTGGAATTTGAGGAGTAAGACATGAAGCGTGGCATCCCTGTGGCATGGCATGGACTGAACCGTATGGTAACCGGATGGCTGGTGCTGCTGATAGTCACCGTTGCCTCACCGTCTATCAACGCAGAGCCTGTTAATGCAGACACTGGCCCCACCCTATTGGTGATGGGCGATAGTTTAAGCGCCGCGTACGGCATAGAACGTGAAGAGGGCTGGGTGAACCTGCTAGCAGAACGTTTAGAAGGCGAGGTGCACGTTATTAATGCCAGCATTAGCGGTGAGACCACATCCGGGGGTCTGCAAAGGTTCTCTGAGATTATCGGACAGCGGCAGCCGGATATTGTTCTTATTGAACTGGGCGGCAACGATGGGCTGCGCGGCTTACCACCCAATCAAATGCAGGCGAACCTAGCCAGCATGATTGAGCAGAGCCAGGATGCAGGTGCTCAGGTACTGCTACTGGGAATCGATATCCCGCCCAATTATGGCCAAGCGTACCGGGATGCCTTTACCGGTGTCTTTTACTCGCTGGCAGAAGAGTATGACGTCTCATTAGTACCCTTTTTACTTGCCGATATCGCCCTTGATGACGCGCTAATGCAGAGCGATGGCATTCATCCTACCGCCGATGCGCAGCCTATTATTTTGGAGAATGTGTGGCCCGAACTTGAACAACTTTTGGAGCCTCTTGTTGAGCGACAGTTAGAAACGACGCAGCAGGCAGCGACTCAATAAGCAACTAGCGCCACCCTTTTGACTGAGAGGTGTAGCACTTCAACCCGCCAGCTTGTAATCTTAACCTCAATTTGGCGGTTATTAACGGCGACTCATGCCTGCACCCTCTCATCACAGCCCTCCTGCATTCTCGCGTCGACAGTTCTTAGCAACAGTCGGCGCGCTTTGGTTAGGCGCAGGTCTTGGCATTCATCCAACGCCTGCCGCAGCGTTTGATCCACAACGCCTACGCCAAAGCATGCAGCAACAGTATGGGCGGGCTGGTTTGTCCGTATTAGAGGAGTGGTTTAACCTGCTTCAACAGCTACAAAACCAAGACGTTCAAGCCAAGCTGCGTGGGGTTAATGACTTCTTTAATCGCCGCATCCGGTGGATTGACGATATCCAGGTGTGGGGGCAAGAGGATTATTGGGCTACGCCTTTGGAAGCAATGGGTAAAGGCCAGGGAGATTGCGAGGATTACTCCATTGCCAAGTACATTACCCTTAAACAATTAGGCATTACTAGTCAGTACCTACGCATGATTTATGTCCGTGCGCGCATCGGGCGTAGTCAAATTACCCAAGCCCACATGGTGCTGGGCTATTACTCGACCCCGGATGCAGAACCGTTGGTGCTAGACAATATTGTACCGTCGATCACCCCTGCCTCTCAGCGGACTGATCTCGACCCACTGTTTAGTTTTAATAGCGATGGACTTTGGGCAGGTGGTTCTTCTGAATCCCGCGCAGACCCATTGGCTCGGCTATCACGCTGGCGCAACGTCATTGAACGTATGCAAACCCAGGGTTTCATTTAAGAGGAATTGGCACGATGTCACTTATCAAACAACTTTGGATTGCCATTATCGCCCTGCTGCTGCTGTCGTTCATGGGTAGTCTCGCCATTAGCATTACCTCTAGCCGCGATTATATCGAGCAGGAAGTGCGTATTAAGAATGAAGACAATGCTACCGCTTTGGCGCTTTCCATGAGCCAGCTCGATAAAGACCTTGTCACCCTCGAACTGCTAATCGCAGCTCAATTTGACACCGGGTACTACCGCCGAATCACCCTGCGCGATACGGACGATAGCGTACTTATTGAACGCTCCGCCGAAGAGTATAGTGGCGATGTGCCCGCCTGGTTTCGTCAGCTTATTGAGTTTGATGTGCCCAGCGGCACAGCGACGATTCAAGATGGCTGGCGACAGTACGGTACGTTGGAGCTTGAGAGCCAACACAGTTTTGCCTACACCTCTTTATGGCGCAGCATGCTGGAACTCGCTGCTTGGTTTTTACTCGCCGGGGTGATCAGCTTAGCAATTGCTACCGTGATTGTTCGTGGTATTAAGCATCCCCTTTCCCGCGTTGTCACGCAGGCACAAGATATCAGCGCGCGTCGTTTCACCACCATTAAAGAGCCACGCACCCTGGAGTTACGCCAAGTCACTC
This window encodes:
- the aroC gene encoding chorismate synthase, whose amino-acid sequence is MSGNTFGKLFTVTTFGESHGPALGAIVDGCPPGLALSEADLQHDLDRRRPGSSRHTTQRKEPDQVRILSGVFEGKTTGTAIGLLIENTDQRSNDYSKIKEQFRPAHADYTYHHKYGHRDYRGGGRSSARETAMRVAAGAIAKKYLAAQGVQVRGYMSQLGPIKIEFKQWESVGQNAFFCPDPERVAELEAYMDQLRRDQDSVGAEITVIAEGVPVGLGEPVFDRLDADLAHGLMSINAVKGVEIGAGFGCVAQRGSEHRDEMTPEGFLSNHAGGVLGGISSGQPIVARLALKPTSSITTPGRSIDIHGQAVEVITKGRHDPCVGIRATPIAEAMMAITLLDHWLRQRGQNGEVSVDTPRLTQR
- the prmB gene encoding 50S ribosomal protein L3 N(5)-glutamine methyltransferase, which encodes MTTHLNVEHSHSTLSLSESSLVSQLFTLRDYLRWVSSEFYLAGLHYGHGTDSAWDEAVALCLGALHLPWNIDPSVLEARLLPVERQRIIALARERVTTRRPLPYLLGESFFAGHPFSVDERVLIPRSPIAELIEDGFAAWFPEEPPASVLDLCTGSGCIGIATALYLPTCEVALADISQDALAVARQNITRHDVGDRVRAMESDVFSGLEGRRFDLIVSNPPYVDARDLATMPAEFRHEPSLALGAGSDGLDIVRRILREAREHLTDGGWLIVEVGNSDRHVEAAFPDVPFLWLEFERGGQGVFALSAAELDAHAASFQ
- a CDS encoding Smr/MutS family protein, which codes for MTRRRHLPNDDDISAFRDALKAAGVRPIATNQADPGKPKRDDKAHEARRHAAIESSPPQSSGRTSDGRVEAVRPSEYLEFSVPDLPWRTFSQLKRGQTAWQAGLDLHGYTLEEARAELESFLRDSASQGLRCVLVVHGKAWGTTADFPVLKSHTNAWLREWPGVLAFCSAIDIDGGTGAVYILLRKRGQ
- a CDS encoding patatin-like phospholipase family protein, producing the protein MNELAYLSSGKKVALVLGSGGARGYAHIGVIEALEARGFEIVAVSGCSMGAVIGGIYAAGKLPEYRDWVCQLDYLDVLKLVDVTWNSMGAMRASKVMSKLEALVGDILIEDLPIPVTTVATDLVRQREVWFQSGPLLQAIRASMAVPGVITPVHLGDQVLVDGGLLNPLPIMPMVAAHQADFVVAVNVTAHSPLPVTLEELLPKEEETADSRTQSEIDRDQRMGRWIGDVRAATQKLWAGLGANVDVANGEGDDEELEETTEARGKREWSKLDMILESFDITQAALAKYKVAGYPPDVLIEIPKTVCSTYEFYRGRDLIRLGRHLADEALERRMPSIASDATE
- a CDS encoding ABC transporter permease, whose translation is MSDVNWRLAMRSLKRDLRAADVRALFIALVLAVAASTMIAFFLDRLERGLERQAGQMLGGDLVLEQRDPFSEELRERLESAGFVLSDQIDLVSMISRDGRFQPASLKAVDDVYPHYGVSYVDFGNGTEQIASGPPPGEAWADPRLMELVEIELGDRVQVGQTELTVSGIIEREADQSGGFGNFNPRLMMNTADVEATGLVQEGSRIEFEILAAGAPAALDQVQGLLAELRRDGVEVRDVRVDRPQLGNALQRAESYLGLAGLAAVLLAGVAVAMSTRRYVERHLDTAALLRCFGASQRQLVTIFTLQLLGLALVAAAIGALLGLLGQAVLIWLLVSFLPMTLPPPGLMPLGLGVFTALAVLVGFAGPTLLRIKQVSALKVLRRELDPLPPSAWLVVGVASVVFGGLLWLYSGSLPLAIGLLIGGALLLGVLWMISALLLNGLLRVVQRFSGSSEWSQALRLGGRQLARRRQAGLGQLLAFSVTFFAMAMIVLVRGDLLSTWQDQLPENTPNYFAINIQPSERDPFEAAVSPRVETQSTLYPMVRGRVIAINDQPPRDAVPPDARGDNSLRRELNLTWQSDVPEGNQVVAGEWFSAAQTEGDASRGWMGAVDATPQAAPVPISVEDGLAERLGLGIGDEMTFSVGSDEITTQITSLRSLNWDSFQPNFFVIFPPGVLEQFGHSYLTAFHLPEAEQGLIRELITDFPGVSLLNVDAILGQVRDVLAQVTRAVELVLALVLLAGISVLYAALTASLPMRAHESGLLRVFGAGSRMISRVQGAEYALLGFASGLMGAMLAELTSAVLYIYLLDLTPRLHLGLWVLLPIGGALLIGVIGHALSRGLRRQAPAASLGLLGEA
- a CDS encoding ABC transporter ATP-binding protein — its product is MSSESPQGKRQPTTDNQAVNDVPLGAVRPPVLHADKLSKKVTSGERSLTILHDLSLSVAAGESVAILGKSGAGKSTLLGLLAGLDTPSDGELTLFGHALSRLDEDGRAALRAGRVGFVFQNFQLLPTLSALENVMLPLELSPRAGETHTAAQWLERVGLGERVNHLPKQLSGGEQQRVAVARAFVTDPELVFADEPTGNLDPDTGAQVIDLLFQLNREAGTTLILVTHDHALARRCDRCLRLDHGKLEAVLENIEPTAVSIDEDGR
- a CDS encoding arylesterase, yielding MKRGIPVAWHGLNRMVTGWLVLLIVTVASPSINAEPVNADTGPTLLVMGDSLSAAYGIEREEGWVNLLAERLEGEVHVINASISGETTSGGLQRFSEIIGQRQPDIVLIELGGNDGLRGLPPNQMQANLASMIEQSQDAGAQVLLLGIDIPPNYGQAYRDAFTGVFYSLAEEYDVSLVPFLLADIALDDALMQSDGIHPTADAQPIILENVWPELEQLLEPLVERQLETTQQAATQ
- a CDS encoding transglutaminase-like cysteine peptidase — its product is MPAPSHHSPPAFSRRQFLATVGALWLGAGLGIHPTPAAAFDPQRLRQSMQQQYGRAGLSVLEEWFNLLQQLQNQDVQAKLRGVNDFFNRRIRWIDDIQVWGQEDYWATPLEAMGKGQGDCEDYSIAKYITLKQLGITSQYLRMIYVRARIGRSQITQAHMVLGYYSTPDAEPLVLDNIVPSITPASQRTDLDPLFSFNSDGLWAGGSSESRADPLARLSRWRNVIERMQTQGFI